DNA from Numida meleagris isolate 19003 breed g44 Domestic line chromosome 9, NumMel1.0, whole genome shotgun sequence:
GTGGCAGGGAACATCTTTGTGGGACAGGTAAGATCCAGGAGATCCAGCTCCTAAACCCTTGCAGCTGAGTGTGCTGCAGAAAAAGGGTACTCTCCTCTCTTCCTAGGAGACCCACAGCCCCGCGCAGTGACAGCagaggcttttctttctcacagaCCGAAGCCCCACTGCTCATCCGCCCATACCTTGCAGACATGACCCATTCTGAAATCCACGCCGTGATGGCTGGTGGCTTCTCCACCATTGCAGGCAGTGTGATGGGAGCCTACATATCCTTTGGGGTGAGAGCACAAGCAGCTGTATGCCTCGTTTTCCCTGTTTAGGGGTCCTGGCATGCCAGAACTGCCCTGGGCATGTGGGGTAAGAAGCCCCACTGTGGGTCTCCTTCCATAAATGAGATGAGGGCAGCTCCATGCCCTCATCCTAGAATGGCCAAAACCCCAGAGCCCTGCCAGGGATCCTTCATGTCCTTCCACAGCAATCAGGGCAAATCTCACTGCACCATGGAATAATGTAGCCTGGAAGGGCCCTCAGGGGTGGGATCTCTGGTCCACCCACCTGCCTGACCCTCCAGTGATGCTCTCACCAGTTCCTCACTGTGTCAGAACTGTGATATCTGGATGTGGCCTCAACCTGCTGGCTGAGCTCCTGCTATTTAAACATTAATCAGTCTCCTTAAAGAGGGAGCCAAGGGtgaaaggacagagaaatgaGGAACTGTGGTGCAGAGGGCAGGGGAGGGGTGACAAGGCTGTGGCTGTGAtatgctgctcctgctgggaggTCAGCTGCTCGTCACTGGGTAGAAGTCAGCAATATTCTTGCTCTGATACGGATAAAAGGGACAAGGAGGGGGCAAGGATCATCAAGGTGAAGTCGAACGAGAGAGATTAACATCTCTGAGGTTACGACTGCTGTGGCTCTAGCAATGTCTCCATCCAGACAAGCTACCCTACGCATCCTCAGTGGCCAAGATGGGAAAATCAGGCACATCTTCCCACTCAGAGCGAGCAGAGTGCCCTGGGTTGCTCCAAGCTTTGCTGGCCATGTGCTTGGACACCGCAGGGTCTGAGCCCGCGGTCTGGCTGTTGCAGATAGATGCAGCATCGCTGATCGCAGCCTCTGTGATGGCTGCACCCTGTGCCCTCGCCATGTCCAAACTGGTCTACCCCGAAGTGGAAGAGTCCAAGTTCAAGGGCAAAGAAAGCGTTCGCATCGCCAGTGGGTGAGTGGGAGTAGAGGGATGGTGCAGGGCAGCTGTGGGTGCAGTTTGGGCACTGCAGTTGGCACAAATTTGGGAGACCCTATAGTGAGGTCTGCAGAGTGAGACTGGCTTTACATGGGAGATGCTCGGCCACATGACCCTGCCAGGGTTTCTTTCCTCCCAGGGAAGAGCGGAACATCCTGGAAGCTGCCAGCAATggggctgctgcctctgtgggACTCGTGGCCAACATTGCGGCCAACCTCATTGCCTTCTTGGCTGTGCTGGAGTTCATTAACGCTGCCTTGCACTGGTTCGGGGAGATGGTGGATATCAAAGACCTCTCCTTCCAGGTACCTCCAAGTTCCCCATCCACCTCCACCTCTACCCCTGGCAATAGGTGCCCAAGCCAGGGGCTCTACAGAGGTTCAGCTCTCAGCTGTTCCTTCCCGGGATGCTCTCCCCAGATGATCTGCTCCTACGTCCTCATGCCCGTGGCCTTTCTCATGGGGGCAGATTGGGCAGACTCACCGCTGGTGGCCGAGCTGCTGGGGATCAAGATTTTCCTGAACGAGTTTGTGGCGTATCAGCAGCTGGCCACATACAAGAAGAACCGGCTGTCAGGCCTGGAGGAGTGGAGCGAGGGGAGGAAACAGTGGATATCTGTGAGAGCAACCACCACCTTTCTGGGTGTAGGGCAGGGATGGAACTGAAATAGGGCATGGAACCTGGCCAAGGGGGGTGCTAGGCAGTAGGAGGGTGCCATCATAATTTTGAGGATAAAGGGGCACCTGTGGCCATCTAGACTTTGACACCACTGCTAGGTGTGGGGTCATTCAGAAGGTGACAGTGAAACCATGTCCCACTGGTCCTGCTCTCCAGAGGGCCAAACTGTGATGCTCTAGGGCCTCCACCACGCTGTCAGCCCAGCTTCTCCCACGGGCGAGCTGCCCTTCACCTGCCCTTTGCTCCTAAAGatgctgaaggagaaaggaTTGGGGTGGGACTTGTCTCCATCCTGGCTGGCTGGGTTCGGAGCTACAAcacagtgctgtggggctgctgcagggccaaGGTGACAATCCCCTGCCTCTGTGCCCTCCAGGAGCGTGCTGAGAGCATCACCACCTTTGCGCTCTGTGGATTCGCCAACCTGAGTTCCATTGGGATCATGCTGGGAGGCCTGAGTGAGTGTGACCCATGTCCTGAGTGTCCGGGTATAGGGCAGAGGGACCTAGGGAGTGGGACGGATTTGCTGCCTTCAAGCCTCAGTGTTCAGTCTCTTACTAGCATGCAGGTAAGAAATAGGGCTTGCACAAGGTGATGTGGGTTATTTTGCACTGCATCCATGGGCAAGGCCACCTGTACATCACACTCACCCACTGAGCCATGGGGCACAAAACTGAGGCTCCAGAGGGCTCTGATGGCAGAGCACTAGATGGCTCACCACCTGGGACTTGGGACTTGTCTCTTATCTGTCCCTACCCCCGGACAGAGCCAGAGCAAGGATCTGACTTGCCCCAGCCTCTGCTTTGTCCCCGCAGCCTCCATGGTTCCTCACCGCAAGAGCGAGCTGGCCTCCATCGTGCTGCGAGCCTTGCTCACGGGCATCTGTGTCTCCATGCTCAACTCCTGCCTGGCAGGTAGGTCCCTGCCCACTGCCACCAGGAGGAGACAGGGCTGGGCAAAGAGCTGAACACACCTGTAAGTGCcactgcagggatggggaaggcTGGCTGCCCTCCGCATGGCTCTGCTAGGGCCTCCAAACGCTCTGCTCTCCATCAGGGCACCCTAGATCCCATAGCTCTGCTGGGGCTTCTCACTCTCATCTGGGCTGCAACTGGGACATTTTGAGGGTAGCTGTTAAAGCTTTGGGAGGAGCTCCCTGGCGTCACTGCTGCAACTGGCGAAAGGGATGTGGTGTGTGGGACCTGCAAGCACAGTGCAGGGACAGCGCAGTCAGGGTATGGGATTTAAATGCCTGGTTCCTCAGAGCCCCAACCATGAGGCCTTGTCCCCTAGGCCTCCTCTATGTACCAACAGAGGTGGGCAACTGCGTGACCCTCCTTAGCACTGCCAACTTCACCTCTACCAACTACGCCATATATACGTGCTGCAAGCAGCTGTTTGCAAGGTGGGTGTGCAGTGGGGACACAGGAAGGGTCTGGAGCTGTGCCATCCCACCTGGGGACTGAGGTGCACGAGCAACTGAACCATCACTTTTGGTGTGGGTTTGGCAAGGCAGCTCTTGCCCTGACTGTgcctctctcctcccagcacGGTGCTCAAGAACGGGACACTCTCCTTCACTGGAGACTGGGCCAGCGTGGTGGAGAGCGTGCCATGCCTGACACAGTGCTGTGGGCACTACAACCACACGTCCTGCATGGCATGAACCCAGAGACACCAGCCCCAAGGAGCACTGCGGTCTGCATAAGCTGGCCTCAGAGGCAGAAAAATCCCTGTCAGATTGACAGAAAGCACCATGCACTTTGCAACCAGTATCCCTAGGTGCAGGCCTCGTGACAGAGGAGAACTGATCCCAAATAAACTATAGAAATCGCTATGCTTGTGCTCTGCCTCCTCTCCGGTCCCAACTTCAGCTGTTCTATAGGCATGGGGTGTGGGATGTCTTGGTGGGGCTGCACCCCACCGCTGGAGCTCCCCATAGCTGCTGTTTGCTAGCGACCTTGCAAGCCAAGCGCCCATCAGGCATCTCCTGAAGGCCAGCCACCCTCTTCTCCCCACGGCAGGCATGGATGGGGTAGAGTTGTtgcttgaagccatttcctttcCCAAACACAAGCTGTCCTGTCCTGCCATGCTTGGATGCATCTCTTCCACAGGAACCACAGAGGGGAACAGGCCAGTTCTTCTCGCTTTATTGCACTCGAGCACCTCCAGTCACCAAGGTGGACACATATGTACCCCATTATTTTACAATGGCCCAGCAACAAAGCACCAGGGCCCCAGAGCATGGCACGCTCCCTTCCCTCCtttgccaggctgcagcaagccaCTGTTTCAGATTCCACCACTGTTGCCATGTTCAGAGTGGCAATGGTGTCACCTGTGCTCTGCGGCGAGACAAAAGAGGCTAGACCCAAGATACAGAGCTTTACTTTGCAGCGGAGCACCACTGCCTGTCCATCGCTGCCTCCAGAACAGGCCTCCGTCCTGCACCGGGGATGCAGCCACTGGGGTACGTGTGACAAGACGAAGTGACACTCATGTGTGACAGCAGTGCCCCACTCCCGCGCACCCTGTGTGAGGTAGAGCATCCTTACTCATAGCAGCACCACCGCCCTCAGCATGTGCCTGGGCAGGGGAGGCTGGGAGGACAGGTGTGCGAGCCCCCACCCCATGCAGCTACCAACACCCTGCCATGGGGCTGACACACACACCAGAAGCCCAAGCAATAGCAGCAGGCAGGCACGAGTGCTGCAACTCTCTATTAAGCCTCGCTGCAGTGAAATGTTTGTAATCAGCATGCAAGGGACCAGTGGGGCTCTGCTTTGGTTCACATCCTGGAGACCAAGCACTGTCTAGGCTTTACAGAGGACATGAAGAGGGACAGAAGTAGCAGCACATGCCAGGGCAGCATAAAAAAGCCACGAGGAAGGAGAGCCAATGCTCCCAGTCAGCTCAGGGGAGTGCTGGGGCACTGCCATGAATGGGGCATGGCACTGGCAAAGCCCAAGGAGCCAATCTGATGGCCCGTGCTTCGAATGCTCAAGCAAGCCAAGGGGAAAGaggtggaagaggaaaaaaagccccaGTGCAGAGGTGTGCACGGCCCCATGGTCTCCACAGCTGGTAGCAGCTTCTATAGAGAGGCCTGTGAGAGACCCCCATGAGCGGGCATCACAATGCCCACGActgtgctggccctgctgcaaAGGCAGCCGGGTGGCTCGCACTAGCACACATCACACAACGCAAATGTCACGAGCTGGGGCAGGAGCCAAAGGCAGAAGAGTGCCTTCGGGCTGCTCGGGCACAGCAAGGGTCCCCGCCAATGTAGCTCCAGCTACTGTAGGCAAGCAGGCCCGCTGGCATCGCCAGGCCTGAgtttggaggctgcctgggcctccgctgcttctgctgctctccGGGCACTCCTGGGGCTCACGGTAGTCTTGCGGGTGCCCTGGGGACTTGCTGTCCCCTTCTTCTGAAGCTGGGGGCTGGACTGGGCAGACTTCCTGCCCATGGAGGGGCTCTTGGAGCCCTTGGGCTTGACTGGTTCCAGAGTCTTCAGGCCCAGGATGTCACAGTAATGGTTGCACTGATGAGTCGCAGCGAATTGCTCCAAAAGGGAGGGGAAGCAGCTTTCCTTCAGCCCCTGGTACCTGCCAACACAGCCACACTCAGCTCCCCTTCACGCAAGGAGATGTCCCACCAGGTGGCGAGGACACCAGCCAGCTGCACTCAGTCGTCCCCCGTCacacaagcagcagagctgaggtcAGCGTGGGGACAACCCACACTGGCAGTTGGAGCGTTACTCACCCTTTGAGGTTGGTAGCTATTCGCACATTGGTCATCTTCCAGCCCACTCCTGCAAAGAAAGGGAGGACAACCAGTTCCTGCCCAAGCAAGGATGGGCATCACAGCCACGGGCTGATCACCACTCTTGGAGCAGGGCTCCAAGGCACATGGGGAAACAGGCAGGAGGTCAAGGCTGGGGCTATTTGTCCTCCTTTTGCAAGAGCAGTGAAGAGCCACGGGTATCAGGTgggaattatagaatcattggAATATCCCTTTACCTTCCATGTCAGTCACAAGGATGTTTCCGTTCGTCCACTGGTAGACCCAATGCTGGAAGGTGCAGCATTTGAGCACAATCTCCGAGGTGCCTCGAGCCACCAAGCTGCCATCTCTCTCAGTGACACAGTACTGCTCACAGGGCCCACCCAGGTCCTCCTCCATCGTGGCGTAAGGGATGTTGTTGGCCGGTCGGTAAATCAGGTACAGAGGAACTATCCTGtgtggcagcacacagctggggTTAGCACCAGCTGTTGAGCTTTTCCACCTCAGCAGAGATCTGCGCCTTGGTCTGAACTCTATTTTTCGCCTTCCTCCCCATATCCCTCCTCCATGAGAGTGGAAGAACAAGGTGCTGCCCTTTGGGATGTCCCCAGCACCCCACAGGGGACCCTCCCACCATCTCCCAAGATGCTCTGCTCTACTGtaaagccagcagagctgcagcgcCCTACTTACTCGGGCACTGCTCCAAAACCAGGGACGGCTCGGGCCTCGGCAGCAAAGATCTTGCAGTACTCACGACTGGAGTTTTGGATTTTACATTCCTGGAGATTCAAGCAGGAGAGTCAAGGCCCTGTTCCGCTGTCAACAAGCCCACACCAAAGCTGTGAGACCCCCCACTTGAGAAAGCATCCCTAGGGATCACTGCCAGCTGTTCCCCTGTCCCATCAGTCAAAGGACAAGCGAAAGATCTGAGCAGCTTTGCATTGCTCAGAGAGAAGGGCTGAAGAACACAGATATTGCCAGGGACATGGCTTGACCCAATAAGAGCATTcaaaaagtggaaagaaattaagaaagctGGGTACTATGAGATGGAGAAAACTGGGGGAGACCCACAATGGCTCCAGCCCACAGTACCCACCTGGATGGTGATATCATAGTTCTTCTCGATGAGGCTGTTCTCGTTCTTGGTCCCAAAGACTATGAAATTGTGCACTTTGATGATGCAGGTGCAGCCAGACTCAAAGACAGGCTCCAGGCCATAGATGGCTCTGGCACGGCAGGCTTTGCGCAGGAAGCCAGCACCCAATTCCATGTCCTCGCTCACCACACGCCCGAAGAACTTATCTCCCCAGTAGCCTGCATCAGCCAAGCCCTTTGCAAACACCATGGGCGTCATCTCGATCTCCTCTCCAACTGGTGGAAGGAAGAGCTGGTGAGGAGGGACAACAAAGGCACATCCTACCCATCCCACAGCAAGGCCGGGTGGCCAGGGCAGCAACTCATCAGCACGTCACCCTTACCTTCGATCTCCTCCCGTAAGATAAATCCTGACAACACTGGAGGAGACACAAAGCAGGAGAAGAGTCAGAGTTCTGCCAGAAAGTCACCCAGCCTCAGGGCCCATTGCAAAATCGTGCAGCTGTAAGAGCCACCAGGTTGCTGAGGGCACCTCACCTTCTGGGCTGAGCAGAAAATCGGTGGAGTCTGTGCCATACTCGTTGCTGATTACACACCGGTAGACCCCACAGTCCTTCTGGGATGCCTGCACAATGGCCAAGGCTGCCTGGCCCTCATCACCAGCACTGGAAGAAATCAGAGTATGGGGTCAGCCCTGTGCAATGTGCAGAGGCTCCTGGGGCCCTGGGCCTTTTGGAGTGCTGGCATGAAAATGAAGCCAGCCCATGGACATGCAGGAAGGCAGAAGCACCCCCAGCTGCTCTCCTGGCACCTCGCAGCAGAAAGAGACTTGCTCTGCCGTTCACACTCTTAGAGGTGCAAAATCTCCAGCCCTGCAGACTCAAGCTGGGGTTGGGCTACATGTTGATAAAGGTACTTGTCTCTGAGCGCAGCTGGGTCAGGGTTGTAGCTGCACTAATAAACCCTTGTTTGGATGGGACAGCTGGAAGCCAGAGTCACAGAGGTGTCCTGTTTCCTGCCATATTTTCAGGCATTCAGGAGTGAGGGCAGACACTACTCTCTCTCCAAGGAACCAGTAAAGCACAAGCTCTGCATGAGCAGAATGCCAGACTTCTCCAgactgcagctctgggctggtGGTTCCTCTAGTCAAGGTGGCAGAGATGGCAGtcagagctgattttttttgccatttggGTTGCAAGGAAGTAACTAGAGTCCCAGTTCTGTGGTTTGCTCCCAGCTCTCAAGCTCTGAGATGGGCATAGCACCTACCCAAGTTTCAGATCGACTCCTGCCCTACCCAGGTCTCTGCTAGTCAAAGCATCAGCCCTTGAGCCAGACTCCAGACGAAGCATTGGTGGGGCAGCAGTTCCCTGCGTGGGCAATCCTCCCTCTCTGGGCACTGAGAAAATACAGTTCACAGCAGATCATGTTGTGCAATGAGCTTCCCATGCAGCCGTAAGAGAAGGGGCACCTTATCCTCAGTAAACACAAGAGCCAGAGTACAAACTTAGGGCTACGTACAAGAACTACAACAAAGCGGAGCTGGAAGATTACCTCCTTTGTGCTTCTGCTACTGGGATCTCATCCTTGTACCACATCAGCTTAGAATCGCTCAAAATATTGAAGAACTGGCACCAAAGTTTCAGGTTTCCTGATGCATCGGAAAATTGTTCAGCCCTGATCTTACGAATCACCTGTGGAACTAAGGACAGGGTGTAAAGAGGTCGATGGTGAGAGACAtgatgctggctgcagctcaggggaCAGGCCAGccttccccagtgctgctgcttagGACTTTGGGGTTCAGTATCATGAGTACATCAGCACAATGTCATCTGGTACAAAACCAACTTCCCAGGGAAGGTCTCAGAACTCTAAATATGATGGGATGTAAGTGGTACAAACTTTCTCaatggcacagcactgcactgcttAGTGGGGCTCAGCCAGAAGCAATGCAGAACAACACTAGGCCAACATAGGAGGAAATGTAAATCTACTGAAGTAGGGGTTTAGCAAGATGATGTTTACTTTTGCATGAGTGCTGATTTCTGTGTGACTGGCTCCAGTAAGCACCTCAACACCAGGATGAAGTCCCTTCTAAGTCAGTCACCACGGCTCAAATTAGCCATGTGAAGCCTAGTGGTTTTGTTACAAGGGATGTGTTTGTGCACCTCCTGCACTTGGACAGATGAGCATCTGGCTCAATTTACACATACACAAGCACATACTTGGGATGGGCTTTTGGTTTTCATGTTGCTAAAGGGTGATGCTGAAAACCTTGCGAATTTACAAAACTCATATGACCCCAACTGGCTATTACTGGCCAGGGATCAGGGACTTTTTGTCAGCATCATGGGATTTACATCTTTCCTTACCTTTGAATGGGTTACTTGCTTTCTTGGactctgctggctgctctgctggcttaGCATCTTCAGGGACTTCATggtcactgctgctgtcacctgtGGGCTCCTCATACAACTTAGGAACCTCAAGTGTGGCCATCTTCTTTGACAGGGTTGGCGAGCGCTTCTCTGTAGGAGGGGATGGAGCCAGGGCAGGTGTCTGCAACAAGGCTGCACTCTTTCTGGATTGCCGTGGTGAAACAGTAGGGCTTCTTGTATGCCCCTGGCTCTCTGGGCttatctcctcttcctcctcaacTTGCTTGGTTTTTGGCAGGTATATTTTGCGTCGAGCCCCAGAAGCAAGTTCCTCTGGCGTGGCACAAGGGAGCACTGCCAGAGGGTCAGCAGGGCTCTCTTTCTCAGAGATCACAGGAGGCAAATTGGGTACACTATGAGGAGGCTGCCCCGTTCCTGCAGCCACCACACTGCCCACCACGATGGAAGGCACAGAGAGCTGAGGTGGCCCCTCTGCCTCAGGGGCCATCTTGGTGCGTCTCTTTGGTGGCACAGGCCTGCAAGCTAGCATCTCCTTGCTGGTAATGAATTCCTCGTTAATCATGCCTGTGATACGCCTGGATGTCCTGGGGGTCAGAGGCAAGTTCTCTGCTGTCTGGAAGAGCTGATTATTTTGTACCTTTTCCAAAACCCTCCTTGAGGTGCGGGGGCTCAGGCCTGCGATGCCTATTGCTGGGAGCGGGGCTTCCTCTGCCGCAGGCTGCTCCTCACCCCTGGGCTCAACATCTTCTCTCGTGGCATCCTTACTGCTATCTGACAACTGTAAAAGCAGCAGTAGATAGTTCTTCAAGGAGGAAACAAGGGTTTTGTGCTGCATTTTCTCCTCCAAAGTCATCTCTTGAGGTCTCTCGGGGCTAGGTAGGACCCGTGGTGCTTGTGGCTGAATCTCAGCACCTCTTTCAAAAATACCCAaagatgctgctggctgctggcttgGAGTTGTAGCCATCTgcattcctccttccttcctctgagGTACCACAGACTCCGGTTTGGCACCTGCCTCCCCTGAAGCGCTGGTTGGAAACATCTCCAGCGGGGCAGCTCCATTTATCTTTTTGGTTTCCATGTCTTTGCTCGCAGGAGACAGCAGCTGGATCCCAGATGGAACCTCCCCTGCTGTAGTCTCCATCCCTTGGCTGCTGCAAGCTGCAGGTGGTGCCTCCTGCACCACCAATGTACCCACTGCAGGAGTGGGGATAGGCTTTTCCTTAGCTACACAAACTGAAGCAGGAACTGATGTTTCAATCTCCTGAAGCCCCAGAGGCATCCCTACCACCCCAGGAGACAACTCTGCTAcactgctccctcctgcctctGCACAGGGCTTGCTCCCAGATGGCTCTACACCTTCCTCTTTGTTCTTCTCATCCTTTACTGCTGTCTGATGTATGCTTTTCTCAGGTGGAGTATCTTCTCCAGGCTCCGGAGGGCTCAATTTCTTTGGCAATGGCTCTTTAGTACCTTGGCTCTTGACCTCTTGATTTGACAGTCCTTGCTGGATCTCTCTGCCCTCAAGAGCATGGCGCTGTCCTTCTGCCTGCGCCCTAGGGacaggctgctccctgctggtCTGAGTGTGGtctgcagaaggagctggtGGCTTCGGTGGCTCCTGAAGCCTCAGCCTGGGGtttgttcttttcccagttCCCCTTGTCTCCTGGGAGACAGATGTCTCTTTCCTGAGCTCCTCTAGCTTGTTGGCTTGCTGACTGCTGTCTATCGTTGGGCCAGACACTGGATGTTTTAGGTCACTTGCAGACGGTCCTGCTGTTGCTGCATCctagtaaaaaaagaaaacaggaagtgAATATTATTTTACCACCTGCATCTGTTTAGTGGTGCTTACAGTCCATCACTGCCTAGCTTCTGCCTGAATCATCAGTCTTCGCCATTCGAACCTGGTATCGCTGATACTCACTCATCCAGGGCCTCGTGGCTTCGCCATCATCCCACAGCACCCTGTCACACTGCACAAAACggttttcctttccatttcatcCTCTAactctgctgcctttcagtgCCTTCCTTGCACACAGCCAAGAGGCAGGACATTCAGTGGCTTTAAATATAACCTCCTCCAACACGGTCACTTTCCAAGGAGCAAAACTTTACTATTTTCACGAGCCACTGCTGAGACCTTGTGTGAAACTCATCATGCTGCTTTTTAAGAGTCAGTACCCTTCCCACACTATATCTACTCTGAGATGGGGCAACTGG
Protein-coding regions in this window:
- the ALPK3 gene encoding alpha-protein kinase 3 isoform X1, whose translation is MPAVIDRAGSGAAGRGTRSPAAAMGSPRRALSDSYAGNGRTSPPQRRGSVEGAEEAESAAWASRPDRRSYLLSIRPQNSLSSSRFSLSSLGRSTFCAIISQLTEETQPLFETTIKSRSVSEDSDAKFTCIVTGYPQPEVTWYKDNEEMDRYCGLPKYQIFHHGNRHTLQLYKCQEEDAGIYQASARNTKGIVSCSGVLEVGTMTEFKIHQKWFAKIKRKAEEKLREIEQSKKRGKENVEVESLQGMSPDRLQRKRRLARDLNLRSGASLWEKEDAAKVHVSDSQSRLREDVADSKEQSVNAMTGLPSKLITPLKAEVTTNGDASLESVEENGNGFLAYIYETVEDLVSKPLAKDSAAKKKKKVEDAPAAKQEVLKREESGRDRVKPSANPRFAPPVPLRRSAHLRVASDQEVENIPKTKEPVKAVNRDTKVNGDMHFSLKELYFDNQVKETAGKGEVGTKEEAVSEAAPRPVGVSREMEDASSSSDAAPAPSEGQKDQRTAQKLEGHKVIGPEDAATAGPSASDLKHPVSGPTIDSSQQANKLEELRKETSVSQETRGTGKRTNPRLRLQEPPKPPAPSADHTQTSREQPVPRAQAEGQRHALEGREIQQGLSNQEVKSQGTKEPLPKKLSPPEPGEDTPPEKSIHQTAVKDEKNKEEGVEPSGSKPCAEAGGSSVAELSPGVVGMPLGLQEIETSVPASVCVAKEKPIPTPAVGTLVVQEAPPAACSSQGMETTAGEVPSGIQLLSPASKDMETKKINGAAPLEMFPTSASGEAGAKPESVVPQRKEGGMQMATTPSQQPAASLGIFERGAEIQPQAPRVLPSPERPQEMTLEEKMQHKTLVSSLKNYLLLLLQLSDSSKDATREDVEPRGEEQPAAEEAPLPAIGIAGLSPRTSRRVLEKVQNNQLFQTAENLPLTPRTSRRITGMINEEFITSKEMLACRPVPPKRRTKMAPEAEGPPQLSVPSIVVGSVVAAGTGQPPHSVPNLPPVISEKESPADPLAVLPCATPEELASGARRKIYLPKTKQVEEEEEISPESQGHTRSPTVSPRQSRKSAALLQTPALAPSPPTEKRSPTLSKKMATLEVPKLYEEPTGDSSSDHEVPEDAKPAEQPAESKKASNPFKVPQVIRKIRAEQFSDASGNLKLWCQFFNILSDSKLMWYKDEIPVAEAQRSAGDEGQAALAIVQASQKDCGVYRCVISNEYGTDSTDFLLSPEVLSGFILREEIEVGEEIEMTPMVFAKGLADAGYWGDKFFGRVVSEDMELGAGFLRKACRARAIYGLEPVFESGCTCIIKVHNFIVFGTKNENSLIEKNYDITIQECKIQNSSREYCKIFAAEARAVPGFGAVPEIVPLYLIYRPANNIPYATMEEDLGGPCEQYCVTERDGSLVARGTSEIVLKCCTFQHWVYQWTNGNILVTDMEGVGWKMTNVRIATNLKGYQGLKESCFPSLLEQFAATHQCNHYCDILGLKTLEPVKPKGSKSPSMGRKSAQSSPQLQKKGTASPQGTRKTTVSPRSARRAAEAAEAQAASKLRPGDASGPACLQ